A genomic region of Trifolium pratense cultivar HEN17-A07 linkage group LG3, ARS_RC_1.1, whole genome shotgun sequence contains the following coding sequences:
- the LOC123918177 gene encoding uncharacterized protein LOC123918177, with amino-acid sequence MEAFENSSSINPKPTFPQQKLQISERVEVRSFEEGFLGSWHPGTVIHCEKLNRYVRYENILNDDGLSHFVEEVTVSSVLDGNFGTPSIRGVIRPLPPLVEFEKCDLKYGLCVDVNYQEAWWEGVVYDHCDGMEERSVFFPDLGDEMKVGIHEMRITQDWDEVTEKWEQRGKWLFLELIEECERESYVPVSVKQIWYDVRQKVEFSAIEEWTLNVKKDLWRDMIMEVVGDYMAITLTEVLSALKLPELNLVELISNVDSNANLSEKENFEPIESVLPVEKDLSRFQNEVSCNGAGEEVSVAIGFEKKEHTSLTYFNSNRWERVIFSETEYCPDVVKQYILVSKDKTAMQSLKEKVLKHLAYLGWEIDVDRNKHYRYKPPPGDHCKKKPYYYSLIELCKVMQMESMHPTSDCLIPDVPLNPLEDIQNRDASPLVADKQAPPSVAAADEQAYCPQAIVEYHKQFGAKQKSKLISKVKRHLLAEGWTLIEPPPDNRRRGVVYISPQQRRFQSLITACKFYVEEIIPKLTISGMQPSNRSLVQKPSNRSSHLLPQEPEVHTIDTAAANKSRANRKRKRFRNSDDSLPKCQSNESTLRVLRSHKRVREASSSCLSNQKPLNVLSWLIDSNMVLPRSKVSYRAKRGRRVLAGGRITHEGIKCDCCCRIYSLVSFEFHASGINTTRPSASIFLDDGRSLLSFQMQIMQDKSKEAMVKPLSVLIQGENDYICSVCHYGGELLLCDNCPSSYHKTCLGLEDVPDGEWFCPSCHCGICGQSKFNVGAEDGHFHTCIQCEHKYHVACLKSRDTSKSGSYVESRFCGKDCEKLYAGLQNLLGEPFSVGVDGLTWTLVKCIDSESCDLDSSKSGLSAECYSKLNVALSVMHECFEPLKESASCNDLVEDVIFSRWSELNRMNFRGFYTVLLEKNEDLVSVATIRVLGDKVAEVPLVATRFHYRRHGMCRILMDELEKKLMQLGVERLVLPAVPSVADTWTGCFGFSKMTNLERSKYLDYTFLDFPSTIMCQKLLMKIQSPDSVLLIEFPQKHDTISGSSTANKSPVSEVDQAGEIEKKEMQDQQMLDTSEGNNDNHGSAVIDCVTMGEQPSPENQHCQDGTSTSQGTFEKFNGLCYSRRRKVKNHE; translated from the exons ATGGAGGCTTTCGAGAATTCGAGCTCCATAAACCCTAAACCTACTTTCCCGCAACAAAAGCTTCAAATCAGTGAAAGGGTTGAG gTGAGGAGTTTTGAGGAGGGTTTTTTGGGATCATGGCATCCAGGAACAGTTATTCATTGTGAGAAGCTGAATCGTTATGTTAGATATGAGAATATTTTGAATGATGATGGGTTGAGTCATTTTGTGGAAGAAGTGACTGTTTCAAGTGTTTTGGATGGTAATTTCGGAACTCCGAGTATACGCGGGGTGATTAGGCCACTGCCACCTTTGGTTGAGTTTGAGAAATGTGATCTTAAGTATGGTCTGTGTGTTGATGTAAATTATCAGGAAGCTTGGTGGGAAGGTGTTGTATATGATCACTGTGACGGAATGGAGGAGAGGAGTGTGTTTTTCCCTGATTTGGGTGATGAAATGAAGGTCGGAATTCATGAAATGCGGATTACTCAGGATTGGGATGAAGTCACGGAGAAGTGGGAGCAACGCGGGAAATGGTTGTTTCTTGAATTGATTGAGGAGTGTGAGCGGGAATCTTATGTTCCAGTTTCGGTAAAGCAAATTTGGTATGATGTGCGACAGAAAGTTGAATTTTCCGCAATTGAGGAATGGACTTTGAATGTGAAGAAGGATTTGTGGAGAGACATGATAATGGAGGTAGTTGGTGACTACATGGCTATTACATTAACTGAAGTTTTGTCAGCCTTGAAGCTTCCAGAGCTGAACTTAGTTGAACTAATATCTAATGTTGATTCAAACGCGAATTTATCTGAAAAGGAAAATTTTGAGCCGATAGAATCTGTTCTTCCTGTTGAAAAGGACTTGTCTAGGTTTCAAAATGAAGTTTCCTGCAACGGCGCTGGTGAAGAAGTTTCGGTTGCTATCGGTTTTGAGAAAAAGGAACACACTTCATTAACTTATTTTAACTCCAATAGGTGGGAACGTGTAATATTTTCAGAAACTGAATACTGTCCTGATGTTGTTAAGCAATATATACTTGTTTCTAAGGACAAAACGGCTATGCAATCTTTGAAGGAAAAAGTATTGAAACATCTTGCATATCTTGGATGGGAAATTGACGTTGACCGTAATAAACATTACAGGTACAAGCCACCCCCTGGAGACCATTGCAAGAAGAAACCTTACTACTACTCACTTATTGAACTTTGTAAAGTTATGCAAATGGAATCGATGCATCCTACCAGTGACTGTCTTATTCCCGATGTGCCTCTTAATCCATTGGAAGATATTCAGAACCGAGATGCATCTCCTCTAGTTGCAGACAAACAAGCGCCTCCTTCTGTTGCAGCGGCAGATGAACAAGCTTATTGTCCTCAAGCCATTGTGGAATACCACAAACAATTCGGGGCGAAACAGAAAAGTAAACttatttcaaaagtaaaaaGACATCTTTTAGCAGAAGGATGGACTTTAATTGAGCCACCTCCAGATAATAGAAGAAGAGGTGTTGTGTACATTTCTCCGCAACAGCGGAGATTCCAGTCACTGATCACAGCATGCAAATTCTACGTTGAAGAAATTATTCCAAAATTAACTATTTCTGGCATGCAACCTTCAAATAGATCACTTGTTCAAAAACCTTCAAATAGATCATCACATTTGCTTCCTCAGGAGCCTGAGGTACACACTATAGACACTGCTGCTGCGAATAAATCACGTGCAAATCGAAAGCGAAAACGCTTTAGGAATTCGGATGACAGCCTGCCGAAGTGCCAAAGCAATGAATCAACTCTAAGGGTGCTGAGATCACATAAAAGGGTGAGAGAGGCATCTTCCTCTTGTTTGTCAAACCAGAAACCTCTAAATGTTCTGTCTTGGTTGATAGACAGCAACATGGTGTTACCAAGGTCTAAGGTTTCCTATCGAGCAAAACGTGGGCGCCGTGTTTTGGCTGGGGGGAGAATAACTCATGAAGGAATCAAGTGTGACTGTTGTTGCAGAATATACAGTCTTGTTTCCTTCGAATTTCATGCTTCTGGCATTAATACCACCAGACCAAGTGCTAGTATCTTTCTTGACGATGGTAGGTCGCTCTTATCTTTCCAGATGCAAATAATGCAAGATAAGTCAAAGGAGGCTATGGTAAAACCACTCAGTGTTTTGATTCAGGGTGAAAACGACTACATTTGTTCGGTTTGCCACTACGGGGGCGAACTTCTTTTGTGCGACAATTGCCCATCTTCATATCATAAGACGTGTCTTGGTCTGGAG GATGTTCCTGATGGTGAATGGTTTTGTCCATCATGTCATTGCGGGATTTGTGGACAAAGCAAATTCAATGTGGGTGCTGAGGATGgacatttccatacatgcattcagTGTGAACATAAAT ATCATGTTGCGTGCCTCAAAAGTAGAGATACAAGTAAATCTGGAAGTTATGTGGAAAGCCGGTTCTGCGGAAAAGACTGTGAAAAG TTATACGCAGGCCTTCAAAATCTGTTGGGAGAGCCATTTTCAGTGGGTGTGGATGGTCTAACATGGACATTGGTAAAGTGTATAGACTCTGAGAGTTGTGATCTTGATAGTAGTAAAAGTGGCTTATCGGCAGAATGTTACAGCAAACTCAATGTTGCTCTTTCGGTGATGCATGAATGTTTTGAGCCCCTAAAGGAATCCGCATCTTGTAATGATCTGGTGGAAGATGTTATATTCAGCAGATG GTCCGaacttaatcgaatgaatttcCGGGGTTTCTATACTGTACTTCTGGAGAAAAATGAAGATCTGGTCAGTGTGGCAACTATTAG GGTCCTTGGAGATAAGGTAGCTGAAGTACCTCTTGTTGCTACCAGATTTCATTATCGTCGACATGGAATGTGTCGCATATTAATGGATGAACTGGAAAAG AAACTCATGCAATTAGGAGTGGAGCGGCTCGTTTTGCCTGCTGTTCCAAGTGTGGCAGATACATGGACAGGCTGTTTTGGTTTTTCTAAGATGACAAACTTAGAAAGATCAAAATATCTGGATTATACTTTCTTAGATTTTCCCAGCACCATCATGTGCCAGAAGCTTTTGATGAAGATTCAATCTCCAGATTCAGTTTTGTTAATAG AGTTCCCACAAAAACATGATACTATCTCCGGAAGCAGTACTGCTAACAAGTCTCCGGTATCTGAAGTTGACCAAGCCGGAGagatagagaaaaaagaaatgCAGGACCAACAAATGTTGGA TACTTCTGAAGGCAATAATGATAATCATGGCAGTGCTGTTATTGACTGTGTCACCATG GGGGAGCAACCAAGTCCTGAGAATCAACATTGCCAAGACGGAACCTCCACTTCACAGGGCACTTTTGAAAAGTTTAATGGCTTGTGTTACTCTAGAAGAAGGAAGGTGAAAAATCATGAGTAG
- the LOC123912842 gene encoding gibberellin 2-beta-dioxygenase 8, translated as MNNLDSYPPILRLPNNHSQNLHDPNDKMDPNPIQDPDPIPIIDLKSLNHKNLDEACKEWGLFRLVNHGVPITLLEQLQDLTKELFSLSFESKQEACNESPITYFWGTPALTPSGTAITRGPQNINWVEGFDVPLCQLSQFQHHLPSLESMRLLLMDYATHLSRIATTLFEAMAKNLELNLKSTKSYVSEKTGLVRVYRYPCTEVGWGMEVHTDSSVLSILNQDDHVSGLQVLKDDQWLTVKPISNTLIVNLGDMMQAISSDIYKSASHRVKVEKDIERISICYFVFPGDDIVIESSKYNPFTYNEFRAQVQKDIKALGHKVGLARFQLNQDC; from the exons ATGAACAACTTAGACTCCTACCCTCCAATTCTCCGCCTCCCCAACAACCATTCACAAAACCTACACGACCCAAATGACAAAATGGATCCTAACCCGATTCAAGATCCGGATCCTATTCCAATCATAGATCTTAAGTCCTTAAACCACAAAAATTTGGATGAGGCTTGTAAAGAATGGGGTCTATTTCGTTTGGTTAATCATGGTGTTCCAATAACACTTTTGGAACAACTTCAAGATTTAACTAAAGAACTATTTTCTTTGTCTTTTGAGTCCAAACAAGAAGCATGCAATGAAAGTCCTATTACATATTTTTGGGGTACCCCTGCCTTAACTCCATCTGGGACAGCTATAACAAGAGGTCCTCAAAATATCAATTGGGTTGAAGGTTTTGATGTGCCATTGTGTCAACTCTCTCAATTTCAACACCATCTTCCTTCACTCGAGTCAATGAG GCTTTTGCTAATGGACTATGCAACTCATCTTTCAAGAATTGCTACAACTTTATTTGAAGCAATGGCTAAGAACCTTGAATTGAATCTGAAATCAACAAAGTCCTATGTATCAGAAAAAACTGGTCTTGTACGTGTGTATCGTTATCCATGCACTGAAGTTGGTTGGGGAATGGAGGTTCATACAGATAGCTCAGTATTGTCCATATTAAACCAAGATGATCATGTTAGTGGGCTTCAAGTTCTCAAAGATGATCAATGGCTAACTGTAAAGCCCATTTCCAACACATTGATTGTCAACCTTGGTGACATGATGCAg GCAATTAGCAGTGACATATACAAGAGTGCATCACACAGAGTGAAGGTAGAGAAAGATATAGAAAGGATTTCAATATGCTACTTTGTATTCCCAGGTGATGACATTGTAATTGAGAGCTCCAAGTACAATCCCTTTACTTACAATGAGTTCAGAGCACAAGTGCAAAAAGACATCAAAGCCCTTGGGCATAAAGTTGGGCTTGCAAGGTTTCAATTGAATCAAGATTGTTAA